The following proteins come from a genomic window of Aequorivita marisscotiae:
- a CDS encoding DUF4834 family protein gives MMTFLKTILIVLLVYFGLKFLIRLATPYLMRYISKKAGQQFEQFFGNTTNMNTEREREGSITIDKNPSKNSRASKTVGEYVDYEEVD, from the coding sequence ATGATGACATTCCTAAAAACGATATTAATCGTTCTATTGGTTTATTTTGGGCTTAAATTTCTTATTAGGCTCGCTACCCCTTACCTCATGCGGTATATTTCAAAAAAGGCCGGACAGCAGTTTGAGCAATTTTTTGGAAATACTACAAATATGAATACAGAACGTGAACGGGAGGGAAGTATTACAATTGATAAAAATCCTTCCAAAAATTCACGCGCATCTAAAACAGTTGGCGAATATGTAGATTACGAAGAGGTAGATTAA
- a CDS encoding endonuclease III domain-containing protein, with amino-acid sequence MTKQEKVTFVIDTLNKIYPQVPIPLEHKDPYTLLIAVLLSAQSTDVRVNQITPLLFEVADNPYDMVKLTVEEIREIIKPVGLSPMKAKGIHGLSEILIEKYNGVVPADFEALESFPAVGHKTASVVMSQAFNIPAFPVDTHIHRLMYRWGFTNGKNVVQTEKDAKRLFPKDLWNTLHLQIIWYGRQYSPARGWDLEKDIITKTIGRKSVIKEYLKKVKK; translated from the coding sequence ATGACCAAGCAAGAAAAGGTAACATTTGTTATTGATACGTTAAATAAAATTTATCCACAAGTCCCCATTCCCTTAGAACATAAAGACCCGTATACTTTATTAATAGCCGTTTTACTATCGGCACAGAGTACGGATGTTCGGGTTAATCAAATTACTCCGTTATTGTTTGAAGTAGCAGACAATCCATATGATATGGTAAAGCTTACTGTTGAAGAAATACGGGAGATTATAAAACCCGTGGGGCTATCGCCTATGAAAGCCAAAGGAATTCACGGGCTTTCAGAAATTTTAATCGAAAAATACAATGGCGTGGTCCCCGCCGATTTTGAAGCCCTTGAGTCATTTCCGGCGGTTGGGCATAAAACGGCGAGTGTCGTAATGAGTCAAGCCTTTAATATTCCAGCTTTTCCGGTAGATACGCACATTCACAGATTAATGTATCGTTGGGGATTTACAAATGGTAAAAACGTAGTACAGACAGAAAAAGATGCAAAGCGATTATTTCCAAAAGATTTATGGAATACACTGCATCTTCAGATTATTTGGTACGGAAGGCAATATTCTCCTGCGCGTGGCTGGGATTTAGAAAAGGACATAATTACAAAAACTATTGGTAGAAAATCTGTAATTAAGGAGTATTTAAAGAAAGTGAAAAAATGA
- a CDS encoding MBL fold metallo-hydrolase, which translates to MNSELTVTFLGTGTSQGIPVIGSDHPVCKSTDFKDKRLRVSVLLRWNKFVYVIDCGPDFRQQMLREHVNRLDGVLLTHEHSDHTAGLDDIRPFNFMQGKSLPFYAHARVFKSLKERFAYIFALENKYPGAPSITPVQIDKNTPFTIGDQEVIAIEAFHASLPVLGFRVADFTYLTDVKTISDTEAEKVKGSKVLVINALREERHYSHFNIEEALAFVEKVKPQKTYFTHISHVMGFHEEVEKKLPENVYLAYDTLTITI; encoded by the coding sequence ATGAATTCAGAACTTACAGTTACTTTTCTCGGCACGGGAACTTCACAAGGTATTCCTGTTATTGGTAGCGACCACCCAGTTTGTAAAAGCACGGATTTTAAGGATAAACGCTTACGGGTATCGGTTTTATTGCGTTGGAATAAATTTGTTTATGTAATAGATTGTGGGCCGGATTTCAGACAGCAAATGCTGCGCGAACACGTAAACAGATTAGACGGTGTTTTGCTCACACACGAACACAGCGACCATACCGCCGGCTTAGACGATATTCGCCCGTTTAATTTTATGCAGGGCAAGAGCTTGCCTTTTTATGCGCACGCCCGGGTTTTTAAATCGCTAAAAGAACGCTTTGCCTATATTTTTGCACTAGAAAATAAATATCCCGGCGCGCCCAGTATTACCCCCGTTCAAATAGATAAAAACACCCCCTTTACCATCGGCGACCAAGAGGTAATTGCCATTGAAGCCTTTCACGCATCCCTTCCCGTTTTGGGGTTTCGGGTGGCCGATTTTACCTATTTAACCGATGTTAAAACCATTTCGGATACCGAAGCCGAAAAAGTAAAGGGCAGCAAGGTTTTGGTAATCAACGCCCTTCGCGAAGAACGTCATTATTCGCACTTTAATATTGAAGAAGCCTTAGCCTTTGTTGAAAAGGTAAAACCACAAAAAACATATTTTACACACATTAGCCACGTTATGGGCTTTCACGAGGAAGTGGAAAAAAAGCTACCCGAAAACGTATACTTAGCTTACGATACACTTACAATAACAATCTAA
- a CDS encoding TonB-dependent receptor, protein MPESIIGDKEFEDIPSIKSKALRINLNENIYGTFAEIGAGQETVRNFFRAGGASGTIAKTMSAYDKDFSDAIYGIEEDGRYVTESRLQKMLTHEFKLIEERINRDKHPNRLFFAFANTVATIDFAKKYKGHGWLGIRYQIDPKEAYNEITLHIRFHENDAQLQQITLGTLGVNLIYGAYYKYDQPNKLLRYLYDHIDKDKIEIDTINFSGPRFAKVDNRLMSLQLIKNGMTDAVMFNPEGHNILPARILYKKNILALRGSFRPVTKVNIDMFERSYEMFLNENRVEKDRTEVIFEITLSNLRAEGEIDEEDFMDRAKLLCSLGHTVMISNFQEYYKLVEYFSRYTKMRMGLAMGVNNLIDIFDEKYYRHLSGGILEAFGKLFFKDLKVYLYPMKDPETGEYITSENLKVHPRMKELYKFFKYNGKVVDITDYKPENMNIFSREVLSMIDKQEDGWEEMLPPGVSEIIKKKRLFNCKAEVEKADNA, encoded by the coding sequence ATGCCAGAATCCATAATTGGTGATAAGGAATTTGAAGATATTCCTTCCATAAAAAGTAAGGCTTTACGAATTAACCTAAACGAAAATATTTACGGCACTTTTGCCGAGATTGGCGCTGGGCAGGAAACGGTTCGTAATTTTTTTAGGGCTGGTGGGGCATCGGGAACTATCGCCAAGACCATGTCTGCCTACGATAAGGACTTTAGCGATGCTATTTACGGTATTGAAGAAGACGGCAGATATGTAACCGAGTCGCGCTTACAGAAAATGCTTACCCATGAATTTAAACTTATTGAGGAGCGCATTAATCGCGATAAGCACCCCAACCGATTGTTTTTTGCGTTTGCCAATACGGTGGCTACAATAGATTTTGCAAAAAAATACAAGGGCCACGGTTGGTTAGGCATTCGCTATCAGATTGATCCAAAGGAAGCTTATAACGAAATAACCCTGCATATACGCTTTCATGAAAACGATGCGCAATTGCAACAAATTACCTTGGGCACCTTGGGGGTAAACCTTATTTACGGCGCTTACTATAAATACGATCAGCCCAATAAATTGCTTCGGTACCTCTACGATCATATTGACAAGGACAAGATTGAAATAGACACCATTAATTTTTCGGGACCGCGTTTTGCGAAGGTTGACAATAGGTTAATGAGCCTTCAACTTATTAAAAACGGAATGACCGATGCGGTTATGTTTAATCCCGAAGGCCATAATATACTTCCGGCACGGATACTTTATAAGAAGAATATTTTAGCGCTTAGGGGTAGTTTTAGACCTGTTACCAAGGTAAATATAGATATGTTTGAACGTTCGTACGAAATGTTCTTAAATGAAAACAGGGTAGAGAAAGATCGAACAGAAGTTATTTTTGAAATTACGCTTTCTAACTTGCGTGCCGAAGGGGAAATAGACGAAGAAGATTTTATGGACCGTGCCAAACTGCTATGTTCGTTAGGGCATACGGTTATGATTTCAAATTTTCAGGAATATTACAAGCTGGTTGAATATTTTTCGCGATACACCAAAATGCGTATGGGACTGGCCATGGGCGTTAACAATTTGATAGATATTTTTGACGAAAAGTATTATCGCCATTTAAGCGGGGGCATATTAGAAGCCTTTGGCAAGTTGTTTTTTAAAGATTTAAAGGTGTATTTATACCCGATGAAAGACCCCGAAACTGGGGAGTATATTACCAGTGAAAATTTAAAGGTACACCCCCGAATGAAAGAACTGTACAAGTTTTTTAAATACAACGGGAAGGTAGTTGATATAACGGACTACAAACCTGAGAACATGAATATATTCTCGCGCGAGGTTTTATCAATGATTGACAAACAGGAAGATGGCTGGGAAGAAATGCTACCTCCGGGAGTTTCGGAAATCATTAAGAAAAAACGCCTCTTTAATTGTAAGGCCGAGGTGGAAAAAGCAGATAATGCCTAA
- the bcp gene encoding thioredoxin-dependent thiol peroxidase → MTTLQVGDKAPDFKVNDQDGNSISSKDYKGKKWIVFFYPKASTPGCTAQACNLRDNYKELQKAGYELLGVSADSEKRQKNFSEKYKFPFPLLADENKEVINGFGVWGPKKFMGKTYDGIHRKTFIMDKTGTITHVIDKVKTKDHAAQILI, encoded by the coding sequence ATGACAACATTACAAGTAGGAGATAAGGCTCCAGATTTTAAAGTTAACGACCAGGATGGAAATAGTATATCTTCCAAAGATTATAAAGGAAAAAAATGGATTGTTTTTTTCTATCCAAAAGCCAGTACCCCAGGCTGCACCGCCCAAGCTTGCAATCTGCGCGATAACTATAAAGAACTTCAAAAAGCTGGTTATGAGCTGCTCGGCGTTAGTGCCGATAGCGAAAAACGCCAAAAAAACTTTAGCGAAAAATACAAGTTTCCTTTTCCGCTATTGGCCGATGAAAACAAAGAAGTAATAAATGGTTTTGGAGTATGGGGCCCAAAAAAATTTATGGGGAAAACATACGACGGAATTCATCGGAAAACATTTATTATGGATAAAACAGGAACAATAACCCACGTAATAGACAAGGTTAAAACCAAAGATCACGCAGCCCAAATATTAATTTAG
- a CDS encoding glycosyl transferase family 1, which produces MKHALIITYYWPPAGGPGVQRWLKFVKYFRQFGVEPIVYAPENPNYPLVDENFSAEIPDDIKIVKHPINEPYRFAKLFSKKKTEKMSSGIISKKDSSAMEKLMLYVRGNFFIPDARVGWVKPSVKFLSQFIAENTVDVVITTGPPHSVHLIGMQLKKELNLKWIADFRDPWTTIHYHKSLRLNKTSARKHKELEASVLKSANIVTVTSPTTKKEFQMITDTPIEVITNGYDILPEITFKLDTAFSISHIGSLLSERNPEVLWKVLNEICTENETFKADLLLQFAGAVSDEVKQSLKKFQLDQNCTFLGYVSHSEALKLQHQSQLLLLVEINSAETRAIIPGKLFEYLAAKRPIIALGPKESDIEEIILETKSGKFFSYWSDAELKIEILKSYEAYKKGKLQIASEGIDKYSRSQLTQRMATLIKDV; this is translated from the coding sequence ATGAAACACGCCCTTATCATTACATATTATTGGCCTCCAGCAGGCGGTCCGGGCGTACAGCGCTGGTTAAAATTTGTAAAATATTTTCGTCAATTTGGAGTGGAGCCCATTGTGTATGCTCCCGAAAATCCAAACTATCCTTTGGTTGATGAAAATTTTTCTGCTGAAATTCCCGACGATATCAAAATCGTAAAACACCCCATTAACGAGCCGTACCGATTTGCAAAGCTTTTTTCAAAAAAGAAAACTGAAAAAATGAGCAGCGGTATAATTTCAAAGAAGGATTCGTCTGCAATGGAGAAGCTTATGCTTTACGTGCGCGGTAATTTCTTTATTCCCGATGCCCGCGTAGGATGGGTAAAACCTTCGGTGAAATTTTTGTCGCAATTTATAGCTGAAAACACTGTAGATGTGGTAATTACTACGGGGCCTCCGCATAGTGTTCACTTAATAGGAATGCAGCTTAAAAAGGAGTTAAACCTGAAATGGATTGCAGATTTTCGCGATCCGTGGACAACCATTCACTACCACAAATCGCTTCGATTAAACAAAACTTCGGCACGAAAGCATAAAGAATTGGAAGCATCGGTATTAAAATCTGCCAACATAGTTACTGTAACCAGCCCTACAACCAAAAAGGAATTCCAGATGATTACTGACACCCCAATAGAGGTAATTACTAACGGCTATGATATACTCCCGGAAATTACTTTTAAATTGGATACAGCGTTTTCTATCTCGCACATTGGATCCTTGCTCAGCGAACGCAATCCCGAGGTGCTGTGGAAGGTTCTAAACGAAATTTGTACGGAAAATGAAACTTTTAAAGCAGATTTACTCCTGCAATTTGCCGGTGCCGTAAGCGATGAAGTAAAGCAAAGTCTCAAGAAATTTCAACTTGATCAAAATTGTACATTTTTAGGTTATGTTTCGCATTCTGAAGCATTAAAACTGCAACACCAAAGTCAGTTACTATTGTTAGTTGAAATAAACAGCGCCGAAACCCGTGCCATAATTCCTGGGAAACTCTTTGAATATCTCGCTGCAAAACGCCCGATTATAGCATTGGGACCAAAAGAAAGCGATATTGAAGAAATTATATTGGAAACTAAATCGGGTAAATTTTTTAGCTATTGGAGCGATGCCGAGTTAAAAATTGAAATCCTTAAATCCTACGAAGCATATAAAAAGGGCAAGCTGCAAATTGCTTCCGAAGGTATCGATAAATACAGCCGAAGCCAATTAACTCAGCGGATGGCTACACTAATTAAGGACGTTTAA
- a CDS encoding YfhO family protein yields the protein MPSSYKKFLPHLVVFVLFIVAALAYFNPVLQGKKIFQSDIVQYTGMAKQQNDFRKATGEETYWTDAAFGGMPTYQLGAKYPNNYIKQLDLAIRFLPRPADYLFLYFIGIYLLFLVLKVDYKLAFLGALAFGFSTYLIIILGVGHNAKAHAIAYMPFVLSGIFLTFRKKYLWGFLVLTVAMGLELVANHFQMTYYLMLLVAIIGIVYLIDAFKKKMLPHYFKAIGIMAVAVLISIGLNATNILATKEYADTSTRGKTELTINADNTPKDNKTGLDFDYITEYSYGKLESFNLFIPRFMGGSSSEAFPNDSKTAESLMRMGASAQEANQVLSQIPMYWGDQSFVGAPAYIGAIVIFLAVLALFLVRGRIKCWIVAGFILTLLLSWGKNFSGLTQFFIDYVPLYNKFRAVSSIQVIIELILPILAIVGLHQFFNKFEQEKEKKKALLYSTGIVGGLTLLFILFKTSLFDFASPYDSYFREEMGLPFVEAIREDRMSLFTSDAIRSLIFVLLTAAVLWFFIKGSLKKGMAIGALCILILVDLVGVDRRYVNEEDFVQARIVDEPFQKNGADIQILEDDGHYRVYDAIGNAFNSGRASYFHNALGGYHAAKPGRMQDLYEFYISQGNIGMLNMLNVRYIIVQNKNGGAVAQRNPYANGDAWFVENVLPAENADEEIRLLDSLNTKVTAVVNNEFISKIPSQKIARDSTASIELFSYQPNHLVYEAATKSPQLAVFSEIYYPQGWNAYVNGKPAEYFRANYLLRAMVIPPGNNKIEFKFEPKVIQTGSTISLISSIIFLLILLSGLYYAFRKKEEKQ from the coding sequence ATGCCCTCCAGCTATAAAAAATTTCTTCCCCACTTAGTTGTCTTTGTTTTGTTTATCGTTGCCGCCTTGGCTTATTTTAATCCTGTTTTACAGGGTAAAAAAATATTCCAGAGCGATATTGTGCAATATACCGGGATGGCAAAGCAACAGAACGATTTCAGAAAAGCCACCGGTGAAGAAACCTATTGGACCGACGCCGCTTTTGGCGGAATGCCTACCTATCAATTGGGCGCCAAATACCCAAATAATTATATAAAACAACTGGATCTCGCCATTCGGTTTTTACCGCGACCGGCAGATTATCTGTTTCTGTATTTTATAGGGATATACCTATTGTTTTTAGTGCTAAAAGTAGATTATAAACTCGCCTTTCTCGGGGCCTTGGCCTTTGGGTTTTCTACCTATTTAATTATAATTTTAGGCGTTGGCCACAATGCAAAAGCCCACGCCATTGCTTATATGCCCTTTGTTTTAAGTGGCATATTCCTCACTTTTCGGAAAAAATATCTCTGGGGATTTTTAGTGCTAACAGTGGCAATGGGGCTGGAACTGGTTGCCAATCACTTCCAAATGACCTATTATCTAATGCTGTTGGTGGCAATCATTGGCATTGTATATCTAATAGATGCTTTTAAAAAGAAAATGTTGCCCCATTATTTTAAGGCCATTGGAATAATGGCTGTAGCGGTATTGATTTCTATTGGTTTAAATGCTACCAATATTTTAGCTACAAAAGAATATGCAGATACTTCTACGCGCGGCAAAACAGAGCTTACCATAAATGCCGACAATACGCCAAAGGACAACAAAACAGGATTGGATTTTGACTATATAACCGAATACAGCTACGGCAAGCTGGAAAGTTTTAATCTTTTTATTCCGCGGTTTATGGGTGGGAGTTCTTCGGAAGCTTTTCCCAACGATTCAAAAACCGCCGAAAGTTTAATGCGCATGGGTGCTTCAGCACAGGAAGCAAATCAGGTTTTAAGCCAGATTCCAATGTATTGGGGCGATCAATCTTTTGTAGGCGCCCCGGCGTATATTGGAGCTATCGTGATCTTTCTGGCTGTTTTGGCCTTGTTTTTAGTCCGTGGAAGAATAAAATGTTGGATTGTTGCAGGATTTATTTTAACGCTTCTTTTATCCTGGGGTAAAAATTTTAGCGGCCTGACCCAATTCTTTATCGATTACGTTCCGCTTTACAATAAATTTCGCGCGGTTTCTTCAATTCAGGTAATTATTGAATTAATCCTTCCCATTCTGGCTATAGTTGGTCTTCATCAGTTTTTCAACAAATTTGAACAGGAAAAGGAAAAGAAAAAAGCACTGCTTTATTCCACGGGAATCGTTGGCGGCCTTACCTTGCTGTTTATTCTTTTTAAAACATCCCTTTTCGATTTTGCCAGTCCGTACGATAGTTATTTTCGTGAGGAAATGGGCCTTCCGTTTGTAGAGGCAATTCGCGAGGATAGAATGTCGCTTTTTACCTCAGACGCCATTCGTTCATTAATCTTTGTACTATTAACAGCAGCCGTTCTATGGTTTTTTATAAAGGGATCACTTAAAAAAGGAATGGCAATTGGCGCACTTTGTATCTTGATTTTGGTAGATTTAGTGGGGGTAGATAGAAGATATGTAAACGAAGAAGACTTTGTACAGGCACGAATAGTAGATGAGCCCTTTCAGAAAAACGGAGCCGATATTCAAATTTTGGAAGACGATGGGCATTACCGTGTTTACGATGCTATAGGAAATGCGTTTAACAGTGGTCGCGCCAGTTATTTTCACAATGCGTTAGGCGGTTATCACGCTGCAAAACCCGGCCGTATGCAGGATTTATACGAATTCTACATTAGCCAGGGCAATATTGGTATGCTTAATATGCTAAACGTGCGCTATATTATTGTACAAAACAAAAACGGTGGCGCGGTAGCACAACGCAATCCCTACGCCAATGGCGATGCTTGGTTTGTTGAAAATGTACTTCCTGCCGAAAATGCTGATGAGGAAATTAGGCTTTTAGACAGTTTAAACACTAAAGTAACCGCAGTTGTAAACAACGAATTTATTTCTAAAATTCCGAGCCAAAAAATTGCAAGGGATAGCACTGCAAGCATCGAGCTTTTTAGTTATCAGCCCAATCATTTGGTATATGAAGCTGCTACCAAGTCGCCCCAATTGGCTGTTTTTTCAGAAATTTATTACCCTCAAGGTTGGAATGCCTATGTAAATGGTAAGCCCGCAGAATATTTTAGAGCTAATTATCTGCTGCGCGCCATGGTAATTCCGCCCGGAAACAATAAAATAGAATTCAAATTTGAACCAAAGGTTATTCAAACCGGAAGTACAATTTCCTTAATTAGCAGTATCATTTTTCTTTTAATTTTGTTGAGTGGCTTATATTATGCCTTTCGAAAAAAAGAAGAAAAACAGTAA
- the uvrA gene encoding excinuclease ABC subunit UvrA, with translation MNIETIDIKKNILIQGAKLHNLKNITVAIPRNKLVVITGLSGSGKSSLAFDTLYAEGQRRYVESLSSYARQFLGRLDKPKVDSIKGISPAIAIEQKVNSTNPRSTVGTSTEIYDYLKLLYTRIGKTISPISGREVKKDTTTDVIKFIKEFPEGEKMLLLAPIHLEEGRSMENKIKALAQQGYSRIKVANEVLRIDELKDKSFPKKIDLVIDRIITKNEEDFYNRLADAVEIAFFEGKGELYIEMLSSNKITEFNNRFEADGMVFMEPNAHLFSFNNPYGACPVCEGYGDVIGIDEDLVIPNTALSIYENAIFPWRGDSMSWYRDQLVNNAYKFNFPIHKPWFELTSEQQQLVWDGNSYFEGLHSFFSYLESKSYKIQNRVMLSRYRGKTKCATCKGKRLRPEAAYVKINGTAIQELVELPLNKTAEFFQNLQLSEYDQKVAKRLLLEINNRLRFLQDVGLGYLTLNRKSNTLSGGESQRINLATSLGSSLVGSMYILDEPSIGLHPKDTERLIVVLKSLRDLGNTVIVVEHDEDIMKAADEIIDIGPEAGTFGGEVVSQGSYDEILKSDSLTAKYLNGRMEIEVPEKRRTSKNKISITGARQNNLKNIDVTFPLNVFTAVTGVSGSGKSTLVKKILYPALMRQIGGYGEKPGQFSEIKGDFNTIKSIEFIDQNPIGRSSRSNPVTYIKAYDDIRNLYASQKLSDIRGYKAKHFSFNVDGGRCETCKGEGEVTIEMQFMADVHLVCDVCNGKRFKKEVLEVTFQGKNIDDILTMTVDDAVAFFGNSKQEKIVSKLQPLQDVGLGYVQLGQSSSTLSGGEAQRIKLASFLVKGTSKEKTVFIFDEPTTGLHFHDIKKLLASFYALLEKGHTVIVVEHNLDLIKCADFIIDLGPEGGENGGKVVAAGTPETVAKNQESFTAEYLREKL, from the coding sequence TTGAATATTGAAACTATAGACATCAAAAAAAACATCCTTATCCAGGGTGCTAAATTACACAACTTAAAAAATATTACCGTTGCCATTCCACGCAATAAGTTGGTGGTAATTACGGGGCTTTCCGGTAGCGGAAAATCCAGTTTGGCATTTGACACCCTATATGCAGAGGGCCAACGCCGATACGTTGAGAGTCTTTCCAGTTATGCCCGTCAATTTTTAGGCAGATTAGACAAGCCCAAGGTAGATAGCATTAAAGGCATTTCGCCGGCAATTGCAATTGAACAAAAAGTAAACTCGACCAACCCACGCTCTACAGTGGGCACCTCTACTGAAATTTACGATTATTTAAAATTGCTCTATACGCGAATTGGAAAAACAATTTCGCCAATTTCGGGGAGGGAAGTAAAAAAAGACACCACTACAGACGTAATAAAGTTTATAAAGGAATTTCCGGAAGGCGAAAAAATGCTTCTCCTCGCTCCCATTCACTTGGAAGAGGGCCGAAGTATGGAGAACAAAATTAAGGCGTTGGCGCAACAAGGGTATTCGCGAATTAAAGTTGCAAATGAAGTTTTGCGAATTGATGAACTTAAAGATAAATCCTTCCCCAAAAAAATAGATTTGGTGATAGATAGAATTATCACCAAAAACGAAGAAGACTTTTACAATCGTCTGGCAGACGCCGTTGAAATTGCCTTTTTTGAAGGCAAGGGAGAGTTGTATATTGAAATGCTTTCTTCGAATAAAATAACAGAATTCAACAATAGGTTTGAAGCCGACGGCATGGTTTTTATGGAGCCAAATGCGCATCTATTTAGCTTTAATAATCCGTATGGCGCTTGCCCGGTTTGCGAAGGATACGGCGATGTTATTGGGATAGACGAAGATTTGGTAATTCCGAATACGGCCCTGTCAATCTATGAAAATGCCATCTTTCCGTGGCGGGGTGACAGTATGAGTTGGTATCGCGATCAATTGGTAAACAATGCGTATAAATTCAATTTTCCAATACACAAACCGTGGTTTGAATTAACATCTGAGCAGCAGCAACTCGTCTGGGATGGCAACTCATATTTTGAGGGGTTACATTCTTTCTTTTCGTATTTGGAATCGAAAAGCTATAAAATTCAAAATCGGGTAATGCTCTCTCGCTACCGCGGAAAAACGAAATGCGCAACCTGTAAAGGCAAACGCCTGCGTCCGGAAGCTGCTTACGTAAAAATAAACGGCACGGCCATCCAAGAGTTGGTGGAGCTGCCGTTAAATAAAACTGCTGAATTCTTTCAGAATCTGCAACTTTCAGAATACGACCAAAAGGTGGCAAAGCGTTTGCTGCTGGAAATAAACAATCGACTTCGATTTTTGCAGGATGTCGGGCTGGGCTATTTAACGTTAAACAGAAAATCGAATACGCTCTCGGGTGGCGAATCGCAACGAATAAACCTCGCCACCTCTTTGGGCAGTAGCCTTGTGGGGTCTATGTATATTTTAGATGAACCTAGTATAGGGCTTCATCCAAAAGACACCGAAAGACTTATAGTAGTGCTAAAATCACTCCGCGATTTGGGCAATACGGTAATTGTGGTAGAGCATGACGAAGACATTATGAAAGCCGCAGACGAAATAATAGATATTGGTCCCGAAGCGGGAACTTTTGGCGGCGAAGTGGTATCGCAAGGGAGTTATGATGAAATATTAAAGTCGGATTCGCTTACTGCAAAATATTTAAATGGCCGAATGGAGATTGAAGTACCGGAGAAAAGACGCACTTCAAAAAACAAGATTTCCATTACTGGAGCACGACAGAATAATTTAAAGAATATAGATGTTACATTTCCGCTAAATGTTTTTACTGCGGTAACGGGAGTTTCGGGAAGTGGAAAAAGTACGTTGGTGAAAAAAATACTGTATCCTGCCCTGATGCGGCAAATTGGAGGATATGGCGAAAAACCCGGGCAATTTTCAGAAATTAAAGGCGATTTTAATACCATTAAAAGCATAGAATTTATTGACCAAAACCCAATTGGTCGTTCCAGCCGAAGTAATCCGGTAACTTATATTAAGGCGTATGACGATATTCGGAATCTGTACGCATCGCAAAAACTTTCTGATATTCGCGGGTATAAGGCCAAGCACTTTAGTTTTAACGTAGATGGCGGGCGCTGTGAAACCTGTAAAGGTGAAGGTGAAGTAACCATTGAAATGCAGTTTATGGCCGATGTGCATTTAGTGTGCGATGTTTGTAACGGAAAACGTTTTAAAAAGGAAGTGTTGGAAGTAACTTTTCAAGGTAAAAACATAGACGATATTCTTACGATGACCGTTGATGATGCCGTAGCGTTTTTTGGCAATTCCAAGCAAGAAAAAATTGTATCAAAATTACAACCGTTGCAAGATGTGGGTCTTGGGTATGTGCAATTGGGGCAAAGCTCCTCTACCCTTTCCGGCGGCGAGGCGCAACGTATTAAATTGGCTTCCTTTTTAGTGAAAGGAACTTCAAAAGAAAAAACGGTTTTTATTTTTGACGAACCCACTACAGGCCTTCACTTTCACGATATTAAAAAATTACTCGCATCGTTTTATGCGCTTTTGGAAAAGGGCCATACAGTTATTGTTGTGGAACATAATTTAGATTTAATAAAATGCGCAGATTTTATAATTGATTTGGGACCCGAAGGCGGAGAAAACGGCGGAAAAGTGGTTGCAGCCGGCACACCAGAAACGGTTGCAAAAAACCAAGAATCGTTTACCGCCGAATATCTGAGAGAAAAACTTTAA
- a CDS encoding RNA polymerase sigma factor, protein MKQGTNSDAFLVNAYMNGNESALCELITRHKQRIYSFIYSKVFDRDVAEDIFQDTFIKVIKTLKKGAYNEEGKFLPWVMRIAHNLVIDYFRKNNRMPKFENNTDFNIFSVLSDNSLNIEKQMIKGQVEDDVRRLIQELPDDQKEVLIMRMYKDMSFKEISEQTGVSINTALGRMRYALINLRKVIDKHNIILTN, encoded by the coding sequence ATGAAACAAGGCACAAACTCTGATGCGTTTTTGGTAAACGCTTATATGAACGGTAATGAATCTGCACTTTGTGAGCTAATAACACGCCACAAGCAACGTATTTACAGTTTTATTTATTCTAAAGTTTTCGATAGGGATGTCGCAGAAGATATTTTCCAGGATACCTTTATTAAAGTTATTAAAACTTTAAAGAAAGGAGCTTACAACGAAGAGGGGAAATTTCTTCCGTGGGTTATGCGAATTGCGCATAATTTGGTGATAGATTATTTCAGAAAAAACAACCGCATGCCCAAATTTGAAAACAATACCGATTTTAATATATTTTCGGTGTTGAGCGACAATTCGCTGAATATAGAAAAACAAATGATTAAAGGGCAGGTGGAAGATGACGTACGTAGGCTTATCCAAGAATTGCCGGACGACCAAAAAGAAGTGTTAATTATGCGAATGTATAAGGATATGAGCTTTAAGGAAATAAGTGAGCAAACCGGGGTGAGTATTAACACCGCGCTCGGACGTATGCGATATGCACTTATTAATTTGCGGAAAGTGATTGATAAACACAATATTATATTAACCAATTAG